Within Cytophagales bacterium, the genomic segment CACCAATTATTCTTAAAGTTATTTCTATTTGCTCTAAAGATATAACTAAAAATAATATTGTCATTAATATAAGTTCACTTGTATCTTTCATTTTTGAGTTTTGAGTCCACTCTAAAAAGTCCGAAAAATAAAAATGCCACTAAATCACCAAAGCACTAAATCCCACAAAACCCTGAAAATCAATTAGTTAATTTTTAGTGGGATTTAGTGTTTTTGTGCTTTTGTGGCAAAAAAGACTTTTTAGAGTGGACTCAGTTTTAAAAATAAGATTTGTAATTTGAAAGTTCTACTGATTCACTTTATCTGGTTCCCCATCAACTTTTTCTTCTACTGTATCTGTTACTACCGGTTCGGGTTCTTCGGGTATTTTTTCAGTTTCAGTAAGTGTAGGCAGGGATTGTTCTCTTATCTTATTTTCCAATTCTTCCATTAATTCGGGGTTATCAGGCAGCATTGCTTTAACGCTGTCCCTGCCCTGCCCGATCTTGCTACCTTTAAATGAGAACCATGAGCCGGATTTTTGAAGGATATCCAGTTCAACGCCCAGGTCAACCAACTCACCTTCTTTTGAAATGCCTTTTCCATACATAATGTCAAATTCTACCGTTTTGAAAGGAGGAGCAACCTTATTTTTAGCAACTTTTACTTTTACACGGTTACCGGTAATTTTATCAGGTCCATCTTTGATTTGGCCTATCTTTCTAATGTCAAGGCGTACAGAAGCATAAAATTTGAGGGCATTGCCGCCCGTGGTTGTTTCAGGGTTGCCGAAAAATACGCCTATTTTTTGCCTTAGCTGGTTGATAAAGATACAACTGCAGCCTGTTTTATTAATAGTTCCGGTTAATTTTCTCAATGCCTGTGACATCAGCCGTGCCTGGAGGCCCATGGTGCTGTCTCCCATCTCACCTTCTATTTCGTTTCTGGGCACCAGGGCAGCCACTGAGTCAACGACCAGGATATCTATTGCCCCGGAACGGATAAGGTTCTCGGTAATTTCCAGCGCCTGTTCCCCGTTGTCTGGCTGTGATATAAGCAGGTTTTCAGTATCGATGCCTAAATTTTCGGCATAAAGTTTATCAAAGGCGTGCTCGGCATCTATAAAAGCAGCAATGCCTCCGGTTTTTTGAGCTTCAGCAATAGCGTGCATGGCAAGTGTGGTTTTACCTGAAGATTCAGGGCCATAAATCTCTATCACTCTGCCTCTGGGTAATCCGCCTATTCCAAGCGCCATGTCAAGACCTATGGAGCCCGTAGAGATAACAGGCATATCCTGTACCTTCTCATCACTAAGCTTCATCACAGTGCCTTTACCGTAAGATTTTTCAAGTTTTTCTATGGTGAGCTGCAGGGCTTTAAGCTTTTCGGATTTTTCTGAGTTTGTGCTCATGGTTTTAGTTAGTTTTTTAAATATGAAATTATACAACGGGGTAAAGTTACTTTAATAAAAATAATTAGCAAAATGTTTTTTTGGTTTTAATTTTTAATTTCTTAAATTTACAGTCAGAATAGGATATCAAGCAGCCCATATCCTTAAAGAAAGAGTAAGAATAAACGTATGAAAACAATCATAATGAAAAAATTATTATTTCTTACTTTCCTGTCTATCTTTTTAATTAATCCCGTACCAGCCCAATTAGACAACAGCGCTTTTTACGATGAAATAACAATTGCATCTAATACTAAAAACAAGCTCTATCTTGGTATCAATAACCTTAATTTTGCAAAGAACAATGAATACTTCAATAAAATAGCCGATGGCTATACCTTGTTCGGTTTTCAGCTCAATCCAGCGCTTATTTATTACCCTTCTGACAATGTCCGCATTGATGGGGGCATATTTTTGTGGAAAGACTTTGGCAATGACAGGTTTTCTCAAATAGCTCCTACCTTTACAATAACGATTAAGAAAAACGATCTCCGTTTTCTCTTCGGGAATTTAACCGGGAGCCTCAATCACAGGCTGATAGAACCCATTTATGATTTTGAAAAAATCATGCTTGACAGATTGGAACACGGAGCTCAGCTTATTTTGAAAAAAAATTGGTTGTACTTCGATGCCTGGATAGATTGGGAAAAAATGATATACCGGGATTCTCCTTTTCAAGAAGAAGTATCAGGAGGGCTATCGACAAATTTTATATTATTAAAAAAACAAGATAGTAATACAAATGAAGGGAACCTTTCCCGACCTGCGGTGCGGGACAGGTCGGCTTCGCCTCGCAATAAAAATCTGACATTTGAAATACCTTTTCAATTTTTTGCCTATCATAAAGGCGGACAGATTGATACAAATACCACACCGCTATTATCTGTACTTAATACAGCCGTGGGGTTTTCTATTGATAAGAGATTAGGCTCAAAGGTGTTTTATGATCTTCGCACTGATAATTATTTTGTTTATTATAAGGATTTTTCATTAACAAAAAGGCAAGCATTTAATGAAGGAACCGGCATTTACCTCAACCTCGCATTAAAAACAAAATTTCTAACGCTGATGGTTAGCTATTGGCAGGGAGAAAGGTATATCGCTGAATATGGTGGTAAGTTGTATCAATCAGTATCAAGTAAAAAACAGGGGGAGTATGAGGGGGTACGTCAATTGCTTTTTCTCAGGTTCATGCATGATGTAAAAATAACAGACAATATATTCCTGGTATTCCGCTTTGAACCTTATTATGATTTTGTTAATGATAAAATAGAATTTTCCCACGGGTTGTATGTGACTTACGGGCAGGATATTTTTTTGAAGAAAATAAAATAGCAAATAAATTCAATTACGTCCATTCTTCCTCACGTACAATTTTCGCCAGGTCTTTTTCCAAAGCTATCTTCTCATTTTCTTCAGGCGTGTTGGATTCTTTGGTTTTTGAATAAGGGACATTTTGAGGTATAAAGTCATCCTTTGCCCCGGGCTTGCTGTAATCATAAGGGCCGCGATAAACGGTAGGAATTTCACCTGACCAGTTGCCGTGAATTGGCTTGGGATCGGCAGTCCATTCCAGCGTGTTGGAGTTCCAGGGATTTTGTGGCGCTCTGCGTCCTTTGAAAATACTGTAGAAGAAATTGAACAAGAATATCAATTGAGCGCTCACTGCAACGAAAGCAAACATACTGATCATTGAATTCAGGTCTGCAAATTTATCAAAGGCATCAAAGCCGGTAAAGGAATAGTATCTCCTTGGAACCCCTGCCATACCAATATAGTGCATGGGGAAAAACACCAAATAAACAGAAGCAAAGGTGAGCCAGAAATGCAAATACCCAAGCTTTTCATCCATCATCCTGCCAAACATCTTGGGGAACCAGTGATAAACACCTGCTATTACACCAAATAAAGAAGACATACCCATCACGATATGAAAGTGAGCAACCACAAAATAGGTGTCGTGCAGTTGAATATCAATGGCAGGACTACCCAGGAAAAGCCCTGTTAAGCCGCCTGAAATAAATACGGAAACAAGGCCTATAGAAAACAGCAATGCAGGCGTAAAAATGATATTCCCCCTGTACAGAGTGGCGATATAGTTAAATACCTTAACGGCAGAAGGAACGGCTATGATGAAAGTGAGGATCATAAAGACTGACCCCAGAAACGGGTTCATACCTGTTATAAACATATGGTGCGCCCATACAATAAATGAGAGACCCGCAATGGCCAAAAGCGAACCAACCATTGCCTTGTATCCAAAGATAGGTTTCCTTGAACAGGTAGCAATGATCTCTGATGTGATGCCCAATGCCGGCAGCATAACAATATAAACTTCAGGATGGCCCAAAAACCAGAACAGATGCTGAAACAGAATAGCGCTTCCACCAATATTATGGAGCGCTTCTCCTGCGATATAAATTTCTGACAAGTAAAAGCTGGTCCCAAAACTCCTGTCAAAGATCAATAATAAAGATGCTGAAAACAATACAGGAAATGATAGTAAACCAAGAATAGCAGTGAGGAAAAATGCCCATATAGTTAAAGGCAATTTAGCGAAAGACAGCCCTGGTGTTCTGAGGTTGATCACCGTAGTGATATAATTGATGCCTCCCATTAACATAGCCAATATAAACAAGGCCATGCTGACAAGCCATAAGGTCATCCCCAATCCCGAACCTGCAATAGCCTGGGGTAAGGCGCTTAAGGGCGGATAAACGGTCCATCCCCCAGCCGCAGGGCCAGACTGAACAAAAAATGACCAGAACATAACCAGACTGGAGGCAAAGAAAAACCAGTAGGAGAGCATATTGATAAAGGGTGACGCCATATCGCGGGAGCCGCACTGGAGGGGAATGAGGTAATTGCTGAAGGTTCCGCTCAATCCGGCAGTTAGCACAAAAAACACCATGATGGTACCATGCATGGTGATCATGGCCAGATAAAATTCCTGGTCGATCTTACCATTTTGAATCCATGCCCCTAATATAGGTTTGAGAAATCCCATTTCCATATCGGGATAACCAAGCTGCAGCCTCATCAAAACAGACAGGGCAGCCCCGATCAAAGCCCAGAAGATACCGGTAAACATAAACTGCTTGCCAATGATCTTATGGTCCTGGCTGAAAACGTACTTAGTGATAAAGGATTCTTTTTTATGATCGTGATCGTGTCCAAGTCCGTTTTCCTCAATATGAGCAAAACCGTCTCCTTCTTTGGTATCAATTTGCTGGGTTTTTGTGCCTGCTTTTGCCATGTTTAAAGTTTAGAGATTAAAGTACAAAGTTAAAAATTTTTATATGTAAATATACAAATCTATTACTTATTCTTCTTCATCCTCACTTTCATCTCCTTTTACTTCCTCCTGCGCTAAAGCTTCATCAGGCAGGCTTTCAATACCTAACACAAATTTCCTTAATTTTTCAGGCACTTTTTCCAGATATTCAGGATGTTTACTTAGCCATGACTTTTGTTCAGAGAGCCACTTATAGTAATCCTCCTCCTCATCTACATAAATCAGATATCGCATAGCAAAATGTCCCTTGCCGCATAATTCAGCACAGGCGAGCTCATATTTAAAATCAGGGTTATTGAGCTTCTTGCGCATTTCTTCCGTAGTAGTTCTCGGAGTAAAATAGAACCTCGTAGGCATACCTGGCACTGCATCCATTTTTACCCTAAAATGAGGTGCATAGACACTGTGCAATACGTCCCGCGACCTGATCTTAAACATAACAGGCTTGCCTTTTGGGATATGGATTTCACGGGGACTAAAATCATCCAGGGATGCTTTGTCGGTAAAGTCTACACCGTTTTCATTGGTTTCATCAATAAGCCTGAAATCATATTTGCCTAATTTACCATCGGGGCCCGGATACCTGACTTTCCAGGCAAATTGCTTGCCCATAATTTCTACAATTACAGGATCTTCAGGGGGATCCATCATCACATTTATCCAGGTTTTTAATCCGTAGAATGCCATAATAACGATCATAATTGTAGTAGCAACTGTCCAAAAGATCTCTAATTTATGATGATCAGGAAAGAAATATGCTCTTTTGCCTTCTTTATATTGGTATAAGTAAGGGAAGACGAAAAGTAGAGTATTTAAGAAAAGCCAGGCAATAACCGTAACTACTGTAGTTACCCAAAACAGATTGTCAGTTACCAGGCCATGTACAGAAGCGGATTCAGGTAAAAACTTTAAACTGAACTCTCCATAAGTCCCGAATAATAATCCGATGCCTAATACCATGATGACCGGGAATAAAATAGCATTTACCTTATTGAGCTTGTCTACCCGCTTTCTGAAACTTCCACGTAGAACAGAAAAGAGAGTGTGGGTCCGGTAACCTAACAGTAAGATCACCATGATCAGAATGGCAGCGATGATTAGCAATATTTTGAACATATCATTTTGAATTTGAAAATATTAAGAAAATTTAAACAGTATGATGCACACTCTCCTCCAACATCGGATGATGCTTCGCTATCAGCGATGCTTTGGAAAGCGCAAAAAGAACAGTATATAGAAAAATACCGATATAAATCACTGTAACGCCTATTTCCATAAAACCTATACCTCCCTGTTCGTGTACGGTGCCGGGCATCACCATCAGGTAAAAATCCAGCCAATGACCGAAAAGAACTAACATACAAACAATTTTCACTATTGCCATATGGCGCTTCGAATCTCTTGTCATCAATGCCAGGAAGGGAAAGATAAAGTTAATGATCAGGGTGGCAAAAAACCATGGAGCATATTGATCGCTCAACAACCTTTGTACAAAATAAATTGACTCTTCGGGGATATTGGCATAATAGATCAGGAAGAATTGACAAAACCACAGGTAGGTCCAGAAAACGCTGAAAGCAAATACAAATAAAGCCAGGTTATGAATATGGTTCTCATTTACGATTGCCAAATAGCCATTTTGTTTGAGATATATTACTATCAATGTAATAAAGCACAACCCTGAAACAAACCAGCTTGAAAACACATACCACCCGATCATGGTGCTGAACCAGTGAGCGTCAATGGACATGATCCAATCCCAGGCAGCCATAGAAGAGGTAACGCCAAAAATTACCATAAAAAAAGCGCAGATCATTCTTAGCTTATTAAAATGTTCAAGCCCGCCACTAATATCTTCCGTAAGAGAATATTTTCTGATCAACCAGAACAGCCCGAACCATAATACAAAATATCCTACCATCCTGGAAGTAAAAAATGGCATATTCAGAAAGCCACTCTTTCCATCGAGTATTTCATCATACCTTGCATCGTTTTTATCATAAAGATATTCGTGTGTCCAATGAAACAGGTCATGGTTTGCAACAAGAAATATAATTAGCATCAGTACACCTGCAACAGGCAAAAAGTAGCCAAAAGCTTCCGGGACTCGCTTTATTGACACCGACCATCCTGCCCATGCTACATATTGCATAGAAAGGAAGAACACACCAATAAGCGCTATACCTGTAAACCAGACATTATTGAGCCAAAGATTCGCCCATAGTCTTTTTGACCAGTGGAGAACATGATTTAGAGCTTCTCCTCCCTCATGCTCACCGTGACCGCCAACGTTCATTAATACAATTCCGAGTATCACCAATAAGATACCGGCACCGATCATTGTCATCAGGCTTTTTTTAGCCTTTTTTGTAAATTCAAATTTTTCTTCCATGAGATAGTTATAAAAAAATCACTTTATTGGTTTAACTATTATTTAGAAAAGATTTTGAAGAATACCGCCAACGGTGTCCTCCATAAACCCAAAAAACAAGCTCTCTGGATTTTGATTCCCATTCATCTATAGTATTAAGGTCACCCCCCTTAGTTTTATCCCATTGATATTCAAAAGCGCCACCAGAATAAAACGATGCGGAACATCTAATTATTTATTTCTATGCTTTTTTTCCCTTTTTTCTTCCCTTTTTTCTTTTATTGTTTTAGCTGGCTTCTTTTTTATGTTTTTTTTAGCATTTCTTTCTTTTGCCATGATTTTAGATTTTGGTTATTATTTTTTTTAAATGGTTGCTAACGTATGTGCAATTCTTAGACTTATATCCCCAATATGGTACGGTAAACGAAGTCTGCAAAGATCAAATTTAATATTTTTTTTTCAATCCATACTTAAAATAATCGTTATCTTGTATTTTTACTGTAATTGTTTTCATGATTATTTAAATTGGTTTTTCAAACGTAATTGATTATTTGTCATAGTTTATTGTTTATTGTCAACTGTCTACTACCTATTGCCTACTGCTTCTGCTTCTGCAATGCTTGAAC encodes:
- a CDS encoding cytochrome c oxidase subunit I; protein product: MAKAGTKTQQIDTKEGDGFAHIEENGLGHDHDHKKESFITKYVFSQDHKIIGKQFMFTGIFWALIGAALSVLMRLQLGYPDMEMGFLKPILGAWIQNGKIDQEFYLAMITMHGTIMVFFVLTAGLSGTFSNYLIPLQCGSRDMASPFINMLSYWFFFASSLVMFWSFFVQSGPAAGGWTVYPPLSALPQAIAGSGLGMTLWLVSMALFILAMLMGGINYITTVINLRTPGLSFAKLPLTIWAFFLTAILGLLSFPVLFSASLLLIFDRSFGTSFYLSEIYIAGEALHNIGGSAILFQHLFWFLGHPEVYIVMLPALGITSEIIATCSRKPIFGYKAMVGSLLAIAGLSFIVWAHHMFITGMNPFLGSVFMILTFIIAVPSAVKVFNYIATLYRGNIIFTPALLFSIGLVSVFISGGLTGLFLGSPAIDIQLHDTYFVVAHFHIVMGMSSLFGVIAGVYHWFPKMFGRMMDEKLGYLHFWLTFASVYLVFFPMHYIGMAGVPRRYYSFTGFDAFDKFADLNSMISMFAFVAVSAQLIFLFNFFYSIFKGRRAPQNPWNSNTLEWTADPKPIHGNWSGEIPTVYRGPYDYSKPGAKDDFIPQNVPYSKTKESNTPEENEKIALEKDLAKIVREEEWT
- a CDS encoding cytochrome c oxidase subunit II, with translation MFKILLIIAAILIMVILLLGYRTHTLFSVLRGSFRKRVDKLNKVNAILFPVIMVLGIGLLFGTYGEFSLKFLPESASVHGLVTDNLFWVTTVVTVIAWLFLNTLLFVFPYLYQYKEGKRAYFFPDHHKLEIFWTVATTIMIVIMAFYGLKTWINVMMDPPEDPVIVEIMGKQFAWKVRYPGPDGKLGKYDFRLIDETNENGVDFTDKASLDDFSPREIHIPKGKPVMFKIRSRDVLHSVYAPHFRVKMDAVPGMPTRFYFTPRTTTEEMRKKLNNPDFKYELACAELCGKGHFAMRYLIYVDEEEDYYKWLSEQKSWLSKHPEYLEKVPEKLRKFVLGIESLPDEALAQEEVKGDESEDEEE
- the recA gene encoding recombinase RecA, which encodes MSTNSEKSEKLKALQLTIEKLEKSYGKGTVMKLSDEKVQDMPVISTGSIGLDMALGIGGLPRGRVIEIYGPESSGKTTLAMHAIAEAQKTGGIAAFIDAEHAFDKLYAENLGIDTENLLISQPDNGEQALEITENLIRSGAIDILVVDSVAALVPRNEIEGEMGDSTMGLQARLMSQALRKLTGTINKTGCSCIFINQLRQKIGVFFGNPETTTGGNALKFYASVRLDIRKIGQIKDGPDKITGNRVKVKVAKNKVAPPFKTVEFDIMYGKGISKEGELVDLGVELDILQKSGSWFSFKGSKIGQGRDSVKAMLPDNPELMEELENKIREQSLPTLTETEKIPEEPEPVVTDTVEEKVDGEPDKVNQ
- a CDS encoding quinol:cytochrome C oxidoreductase — protein: MEEKFEFTKKAKKSLMTMIGAGILLVILGIVLMNVGGHGEHEGGEALNHVLHWSKRLWANLWLNNVWFTGIALIGVFFLSMQYVAWAGWSVSIKRVPEAFGYFLPVAGVLMLIIFLVANHDLFHWTHEYLYDKNDARYDEILDGKSGFLNMPFFTSRMVGYFVLWFGLFWLIRKYSLTEDISGGLEHFNKLRMICAFFMVIFGVTSSMAAWDWIMSIDAHWFSTMIGWYVFSSWFVSGLCFITLIVIYLKQNGYLAIVNENHIHNLALFVFAFSVFWTYLWFCQFFLIYYANIPEESIYFVQRLLSDQYAPWFFATLIINFIFPFLALMTRDSKRHMAIVKIVCMLVLFGHWLDFYLMVMPGTVHEQGGIGFMEIGVTVIYIGIFLYTVLFALSKASLIAKHHPMLEESVHHTV